Proteins co-encoded in one Xanthomonas campestris pv. badrii genomic window:
- a CDS encoding sigma-54-dependent transcriptional regulator, whose product MPHILIIDDNTAVATALEVLFSLHDIESMHASSPQAGLSLLDAQAFDLVIQDMNFTADTTSGEEGEALFTQIRQRHPDLPVILLTAWTHLGSAVGLVKAGAADYIAKPWDDTKLLTTVNNLLELSEARRELQRRREREHRGREQLTQRYDLRGAVFADPASERAIALACQVARSDLPVLITGPNGSGKEKIAEIIQANSATKHGPFIALNCGALPGELIEAELFGAEAGAYTGANKAREGKFEAADGGTLFLDEIGNLPLAGQMKLLRVLETGRYERLGSNRERHTKVRVISATNADLPAMIRDGSFREDLYYRLNTVEIALPALAERPGDIGPLAEHFLAGEKPLSAQARDALQRHAWPGNVRELRNVLQRAALLAQGARIEATDLNLPRSAAPRPLAPAAGEPDRARIEQALARAQGVIAQAAAELGLSRQALYRRMDRYGIKSE is encoded by the coding sequence ATGCCGCACATCCTGATCATCGACGACAACACCGCCGTAGCCACTGCGCTGGAGGTGCTGTTCTCGCTGCACGACATCGAATCGATGCATGCGTCATCGCCGCAGGCCGGATTGTCGCTCCTGGATGCGCAGGCCTTCGACCTGGTGATCCAGGACATGAACTTCACCGCCGACACCACCTCTGGCGAAGAGGGCGAAGCCTTGTTCACCCAGATCCGCCAGCGCCACCCGGACCTGCCGGTCATCCTGCTCACGGCCTGGACGCATCTGGGCAGCGCCGTCGGCCTGGTCAAGGCCGGTGCGGCCGATTACATCGCCAAGCCCTGGGACGACACCAAGCTGCTGACCACGGTGAACAATCTGCTGGAACTGTCCGAGGCACGCCGCGAGCTGCAGCGTCGCCGCGAACGCGAGCATCGCGGCCGCGAGCAACTTACCCAGCGCTATGACCTGCGCGGCGCGGTGTTCGCCGATCCTGCCAGCGAGCGCGCGATTGCGTTGGCCTGCCAGGTGGCACGCTCGGACTTGCCGGTGCTGATCACCGGCCCCAACGGCAGCGGCAAGGAGAAGATCGCCGAGATCATCCAGGCCAATTCGGCAACCAAACACGGGCCGTTCATTGCACTCAACTGCGGCGCATTGCCAGGCGAACTGATCGAAGCCGAATTGTTCGGTGCAGAAGCCGGCGCCTACACCGGCGCCAACAAGGCACGCGAGGGCAAGTTCGAAGCCGCCGACGGCGGCACGCTGTTCCTGGACGAGATCGGCAACCTGCCGCTGGCCGGGCAGATGAAACTGCTGCGCGTGCTGGAAACCGGCCGTTACGAGCGGCTGGGGTCCAACCGCGAACGCCACACGAAGGTCCGCGTGATCAGCGCCACCAACGCCGATCTGCCGGCGATGATCCGCGACGGCAGTTTCCGCGAGGATTTGTACTACCGCCTCAACACGGTGGAAATCGCACTGCCCGCACTGGCCGAGCGTCCAGGCGATATCGGTCCGCTGGCCGAACATTTTTTAGCCGGTGAAAAGCCGCTGTCCGCGCAAGCGCGCGACGCATTGCAACGGCATGCCTGGCCGGGCAACGTACGCGAGCTGCGTAACGTGCTGCAACGTGCCGCGCTGCTGGCACAGGGTGCACGCATCGAGGCCACGGACCTGAACCTGCCACGCAGCGCAGCGCCGCGCCCGTTGGCGCCTGCGGCGGGCGAGCCGGATCGCGCACGCATCGAGCAGGCCTTGGCGCGCGCGCAAGGCGTCATTGCACAGGCCGCCGCCGAACTGGGACTGAGCCGACAGGCGCTATACCGGCGCATGGACCGTTACGGCATCAAGTCGGAATGA
- the glmS gene encoding glutamine--fructose-6-phosphate transaminase (isomerizing) produces MCGIVGAIAGRDVVPVLIEGLKRLEYRGYDSSGIAVLDGDGVRRVRRTGRVAEMAQAAQAERFGATLGIGHTRWATHGGVTEANAHPHISAGIALVHNGIIENHEEQREKLRALGYAFESQTDTEVIAHLIHHHLADAGDLLGALQRTVKELTGAYALAVMSQAEPERFVCARMGCPLLIGVGEGETFVASDVSAIVQATRQVIFLEEGDTAELRRDGVRIFDGDNAPVERALHLSDVSLASLELGPFRHFMQKEIHEQPRALADTIEAAIDANGFPASLFGANAEAVLRDIEGVQILACGTSYYAGMTARYWIEAIAGLPCSVEIASEYRYRAAYANPKHLIVTISQSGETLDTMEALKYAKSLGHLHTLSICNVPESAIPRASELVCYTRAGAEIGVASTKAFTTQLAVLFQLTVVLGKLHGRVSDSEEADYLEQLRFLPGSVQHALNLEPQIMAWAERFSPKENALFLGRGLHYPIALEGALKLKEISYIHAEAYPAGELKHGPLALVDAAMPVVVIAPNDRLLEKVKSNMQEVRARGGELFVFADQDSHFSESEGVHVIRTPRHAGVLSPVIHTIPVQLLAYHTALARGTDVDKPRNLAKSVTVE; encoded by the coding sequence ATGTGCGGCATTGTCGGAGCGATCGCCGGGCGCGACGTGGTCCCGGTCCTGATCGAAGGACTCAAGCGGCTGGAATATCGCGGCTATGACTCTTCCGGCATTGCGGTGCTCGATGGCGACGGCGTGCGCCGGGTGCGCCGTACCGGGCGGGTGGCCGAAATGGCCCAGGCCGCACAGGCCGAACGCTTCGGCGCCACGCTGGGCATCGGCCATACCCGCTGGGCCACGCATGGCGGCGTGACAGAAGCCAATGCGCACCCGCACATCAGTGCCGGCATTGCGCTGGTGCACAACGGCATCATCGAAAACCACGAAGAACAGCGTGAGAAGCTGCGCGCGCTCGGCTATGCCTTCGAGTCGCAGACCGACACCGAAGTCATCGCGCATCTGATCCATCACCATCTGGCCGACGCCGGCGATCTGCTCGGCGCGCTGCAGCGCACGGTCAAGGAATTGACCGGCGCCTACGCGCTGGCGGTGATGAGCCAGGCCGAGCCGGAACGCTTCGTTTGCGCACGCATGGGCTGCCCGTTGCTGATCGGCGTGGGCGAGGGCGAGACCTTCGTCGCTTCCGATGTCTCGGCCATCGTGCAGGCCACCCGCCAGGTGATCTTCCTGGAAGAGGGCGACACCGCCGAGCTGCGCCGCGATGGCGTGCGCATCTTCGATGGCGACAACGCACCGGTCGAGCGCGCGCTGCATCTGTCGGATGTGTCGCTGGCCTCGCTGGAACTGGGCCCGTTCCGCCACTTCATGCAGAAGGAAATCCACGAACAGCCGCGCGCGCTGGCCGATACCATCGAGGCCGCGATCGATGCGAATGGCTTCCCGGCATCGCTGTTCGGTGCCAATGCAGAAGCGGTGCTTCGCGACATAGAAGGCGTGCAGATCCTGGCCTGCGGCACCAGTTACTACGCCGGCATGACGGCGCGCTACTGGATCGAAGCCATCGCCGGGCTGCCGTGCAGCGTGGAGATCGCCAGCGAGTACCGTTACCGCGCCGCCTATGCCAATCCCAAACATCTGATCGTCACAATCTCCCAGTCCGGCGAAACGCTGGACACGATGGAAGCGCTGAAGTACGCCAAATCGCTGGGGCATCTGCACACGCTATCGATCTGCAACGTGCCCGAGAGCGCGATCCCGCGCGCCAGCGAGCTGGTGTGCTACACGCGCGCCGGTGCCGAGATCGGCGTGGCATCGACCAAAGCATTCACCACGCAGCTGGCGGTGCTGTTCCAGCTGACTGTGGTGCTGGGCAAGTTGCACGGGCGCGTCAGCGACAGCGAAGAAGCCGATTACCTGGAGCAGCTGCGCTTCCTGCCCGGCAGCGTGCAGCATGCCTTGAACCTGGAGCCGCAGATCATGGCCTGGGCCGAGCGGTTCTCGCCGAAAGAGAACGCCTTGTTCCTGGGACGTGGCCTGCATTATCCGATCGCCCTGGAAGGCGCGCTCAAGTTAAAGGAAATCTCCTACATCCACGCCGAAGCGTATCCGGCAGGCGAGTTGAAGCACGGCCCGTTGGCGCTGGTGGATGCGGCCATGCCGGTAGTGGTGATCGCACCGAACGACCGGCTGCTGGAGAAGGTCAAATCCAACATGCAGGAAGTGCGTGCGCGCGGCGGCGAATTGTTCGTTTTCGCCGACCAGGACAGCCATTTCAGCGAGTCCGAAGGCGTGCACGTGATCCGCACACCACGTCATGCCGGCGTGCTGTCGCCGGTGATCCACACCATCCCGGTGCAGCTGTTGGCCTACCACACCGCCCTGGCACGCGGCACCGACGTGGACAAGCCGCGCAACCTGGCCAAGTCGGTGACGGTGGAGTAG
- a CDS encoding ABC transporter permease, producing the protein MFGYYFTLALRSFRRNKVLTALMVLAIALGIGASMTTLTVFYVLSGDPIPAKSGVLFHPQLDARSLDYQDDDALDQLTRFDAEALLREKRGDQQVMMTPGTVPLEPENKSLRPLLLEARYTSVDFFPMFDVPFLYGGPWTSDDDSSRSRVVVISEALNKKLFNGENSVGRTVNVNRNSMRIVGVNREWRLTPTFYNLGGSTYDKPEQLFLPFGTAMELKLSTSGQRSCWGESGSPDDINAACSWVQYWVKLDSPQKAAAYRRYLENYSDQQRRAGRFEQPTNVQLRSVMQWLDFKKVVPSDVRLQTWLAFGFLLVCLVNTVGLLLAKFMRRSGEIGVRRALGATKRSIFAQSLVEAATIGLAGGILGLGLAMLGLWGVRQQPAQYADLATLDPTMLLATFALALIASVVAGLLPAWRACTIPPAIQLKAQ; encoded by the coding sequence ATGTTCGGCTACTACTTCACTCTCGCGCTGCGCAGCTTCCGCCGCAACAAGGTCCTCACCGCATTGATGGTGCTGGCCATTGCGCTGGGCATCGGCGCCAGCATGACGACGTTGACGGTGTTCTATGTGTTGTCGGGTGATCCGATCCCGGCAAAGAGCGGTGTGCTGTTTCATCCACAGCTGGATGCACGCTCGTTGGATTATCAAGACGACGATGCATTGGATCAATTGACACGGTTCGATGCCGAAGCATTGCTGCGGGAGAAACGCGGAGACCAGCAGGTCATGATGACCCCCGGCACCGTTCCGTTGGAGCCGGAAAATAAATCCTTGCGGCCACTCTTGCTGGAAGCGCGTTATACGTCCGTCGACTTTTTCCCGATGTTCGATGTGCCTTTCCTGTACGGCGGTCCATGGACCAGCGACGATGACAGCAGCCGTTCACGCGTGGTTGTGATCTCCGAAGCACTCAACAAGAAACTATTCAATGGTGAAAATAGCGTTGGCCGCACGGTAAACGTCAATCGCAACAGCATGCGGATTGTTGGCGTTAACCGCGAATGGCGTTTGACACCGACGTTTTACAACCTGGGGGGCAGCACCTACGACAAGCCCGAGCAACTCTTTCTGCCCTTCGGTACTGCGATGGAGCTGAAACTTTCGACCAGCGGCCAGCGTTCGTGCTGGGGTGAGAGCGGTTCACCGGACGACATCAATGCAGCCTGTTCCTGGGTTCAATATTGGGTCAAGCTGGATAGCCCGCAAAAGGCCGCCGCATACCGTCGATACCTCGAAAACTACTCCGATCAGCAGCGACGCGCAGGACGCTTCGAGCAGCCAACCAATGTTCAGTTGCGCAGCGTCATGCAGTGGCTGGACTTCAAGAAGGTCGTTCCCAGCGATGTGCGCCTGCAGACGTGGTTGGCATTCGGCTTCCTGTTGGTTTGCCTGGTCAATACCGTGGGCCTGCTGCTGGCCAAGTTCATGCGCCGCAGCGGAGAAATCGGAGTGCGCCGGGCACTGGGAGCCACCAAGCGCAGTATCTTCGCGCAGTCCTTGGTCGAGGCAGCAACGATCGGCTTGGCTGGAGGCATCCTGGGGCTCGGCCTCGCCATGCTGGGCCTGTGGGGTGTGCGTCAACAGCCCGCTCAATATGCCGATCTGGCAACGCTCGATCCAACCATGTTGCTGGCCACGTTTGCGCTAGCGCTCATCGCCAGCGTCGTGGCCGGGCTACTCCCCGCCTGGCGGGCATGCACCATTCCTCCCGCCATCCAACTCAAAGCGCAGTGA
- the gloA gene encoding lactoylglutathione lyase: protein MPLTDLQQVPGASAAPAETRGFVFNHTMLRVKDAQRSLDFYTRVLGFRLLDARHFADAKFSLYFLALVPDTTAIPDQDDERRLWMAGIPGVLELTHNHGTETQDGPVYHDGNSDPRGFGHICVSVPDIHAACARFDSLEVPYQKRLEDGRMKHLAFIKDPDGYWVEIISNTPLA, encoded by the coding sequence ATGCCTTTGACCGACCTGCAACAGGTACCCGGCGCCAGCGCCGCCCCCGCCGAGACGCGTGGTTTCGTGTTCAACCACACCATGCTGCGCGTCAAGGACGCCCAGCGTTCGCTGGATTTCTACACCCGCGTGCTCGGCTTCCGCCTGCTCGATGCCCGCCATTTCGCCGATGCGAAATTCAGCCTGTATTTTCTGGCGCTGGTGCCCGACACCACCGCCATTCCCGATCAGGATGACGAGCGGCGGCTGTGGATGGCCGGCATCCCCGGCGTGCTGGAACTCACCCACAACCACGGCACCGAGACCCAGGACGGGCCGGTCTATCACGACGGCAACAGCGACCCGCGCGGCTTCGGTCATATTTGCGTCTCGGTGCCGGACATCCACGCCGCCTGCGCACGCTTCGACAGCCTGGAAGTGCCCTATCAGAAGCGCCTGGAAGACGGCCGCATGAAGCACCTGGCCTTCATCAAGGACCCGGACGGCTACTGGGTGGAAATCATTTCCAATACCCCGTTGGCGTGA
- a CDS encoding ABC transporter ATP-binding protein produces MLKMQAVSKVFRTEQVETHALRSLDLHVREGEFVAVTGPSGSGKTTFLNLAGLLETFTSGQYLLDGEDVSHLSDDARSRLRNQKIGFIFQGFNLIPDLNLFDNVDVPLRYRGMAAAERKQRIEEALTKVGLGSRLKHYPTELSGGQQQRAAIARALAGSPRLLLADEPTGNLDSQMARGVMELLEEINSQGTTIVMVTHDPELAARAQRNVHIVDGQATDLERNPSLMRAPSAAANLAE; encoded by the coding sequence ATGCTCAAGATGCAAGCGGTCTCCAAGGTCTTCCGCACCGAACAGGTGGAAACCCACGCGCTGCGGTCGCTGGACCTGCACGTGCGCGAAGGCGAGTTCGTTGCCGTGACCGGGCCGTCCGGCTCGGGCAAGACCACGTTCCTCAACCTGGCCGGCCTGCTGGAAACCTTCACCAGCGGGCAGTACCTGCTCGATGGCGAAGACGTCAGCCACCTCTCCGACGACGCACGTTCGCGGCTGCGCAACCAGAAGATCGGTTTCATCTTCCAGGGCTTCAACCTGATTCCCGACCTCAACCTGTTCGACAACGTCGATGTACCGCTGCGCTACCGCGGCATGGCCGCGGCCGAGCGCAAGCAGCGCATCGAAGAGGCCCTGACCAAGGTCGGCCTGGGCTCGCGCCTGAAGCACTACCCCACCGAACTGTCCGGCGGCCAGCAGCAGCGCGCGGCGATCGCGCGCGCACTGGCCGGCAGCCCACGCCTGCTGCTGGCCGACGAACCCACCGGCAACCTCGACTCGCAGATGGCGCGCGGAGTCATGGAACTGCTGGAAGAGATCAACAGCCAGGGCACCACCATCGTCATGGTCACCCACGACCCGGAACTGGCTGCACGCGCGCAGCGCAACGTGCACATCGTCGATGGCCAGGCCACCGATCTGGAACGCAATCCCAGCCTGATGCGCGCGCCCAGCGCCGCTGCAAACCTGGCCGAATAA
- a CDS encoding ABC transporter permease, with the protein MAIRPILSTLRRHKTAAALIVLEVALSCAIISNALFLIGNRLERTQRPSGLAENELVTLTISGIGRDEDARALTETDLAALRSIPGVKFASSVSQVPYGNSMWVSGLKLTADQKNSTINVNDYTGDSQTLDTMGLTLIQGRRFTEGEFTWSDDKAAIIPSAILTKSAADKLFPNQSALGKSIYRGDTPMKIVGIVEHLARVNNYGGAAVYDDSMLTPVKMTYKDGGRYVLRTDPTRRAEVLRQAVTALERNSASRIIENPKTFEEMRRSFYRQDRAMAWLLITMSIALLIVTALGIVGLASFWVQQRTKQIGIRRALGATRGQILRYFQIENLLLASIGIVLGMLMAYSINVWLMARYELPRLPLIYLPIGAITLWLLGQIAVFWPARRAAAVPPAVATRSA; encoded by the coding sequence ATGGCAATCCGCCCTATTCTGTCCACCCTGCGCCGCCACAAGACGGCTGCTGCATTGATTGTGCTGGAGGTGGCACTCAGCTGCGCCATCATCTCCAATGCCCTATTTCTGATCGGCAATCGTCTGGAGCGCACGCAACGTCCCAGCGGGCTGGCAGAGAACGAACTGGTAACGCTCACCATCAGCGGCATCGGACGCGACGAAGATGCGCGGGCACTGACTGAAACAGACCTTGCTGCGCTGCGCAGCATTCCCGGCGTAAAGTTCGCCTCCAGCGTCAGTCAGGTCCCTTATGGCAACAGCATGTGGGTCAGCGGCCTCAAACTGACGGCCGACCAGAAAAACTCAACGATCAACGTCAACGACTACACCGGGGACAGCCAGACTCTGGACACGATGGGCCTGACATTGATACAGGGGCGCCGCTTTACGGAGGGCGAGTTCACCTGGTCCGATGACAAGGCCGCCATCATCCCAAGTGCAATTCTGACCAAGAGTGCGGCTGACAAGCTTTTCCCCAACCAATCAGCACTGGGAAAGTCGATCTATCGCGGCGACACTCCCATGAAAATCGTAGGAATAGTGGAGCATCTGGCACGCGTCAACAACTATGGTGGCGCAGCTGTTTACGACGATTCGATGCTGACCCCGGTCAAGATGACCTACAAGGACGGCGGCCGCTACGTATTACGCACCGACCCCACGCGCCGTGCGGAAGTTCTGCGCCAGGCAGTGACGGCATTGGAGAGGAACAGCGCAAGTCGCATCATCGAAAACCCGAAGACGTTCGAGGAAATGCGTCGCAGTTTTTATCGCCAGGACCGCGCCATGGCCTGGCTATTGATCACCATGAGCATCGCGCTGCTGATCGTCACTGCACTGGGTATCGTGGGGCTGGCCAGCTTCTGGGTCCAACAGCGCACCAAACAGATCGGCATTCGTCGGGCGTTAGGCGCGACGCGTGGGCAGATCCTGCGTTACTTCCAGATCGAGAACCTTCTTTTGGCCTCGATCGGCATCGTGCTCGGCATGCTGATGGCCTACTCGATCAACGTCTGGCTGATGGCACGCTACGAATTGCCACGCTTGCCGCTGATCTATCTGCCGATCGGCGCGATCACGCTGTGGCTGTTGGGTCAGATCGCGGTGTTCTGGCCGGCCCGCCGCGCGGCCGCGGTCCCCCCGGCCGTTGCCACCCGCAGTGCATGA
- a CDS encoding copper resistance protein B: MSMLALRPLVVGTWLFSASLAAQDHPHDAQHSQPVEHHTAAQMDHSQMSHAGMDHGAMHHAEMEHGAMDAMGNDSAEQTAVHQQATEHTAATQGATNHAMDHDVTDHRAPQPAPMTHDAMQHRSIAHDGMQHHSMDHRAHAAPMPASPVGTALPREPIPAPTAEEIAAAFAPLQAHAMHGAGINHYILLDRLEAIDTDRGTGQDWEARAWIGGDIDRLWLRSEGARDNGRSQSASLEAFYGHAISPWWDLLVGARQDLAPGDRRSWAAVGVQGLAPYKFETEATLYLGNGGRAALRLEGEYDVLLTNRLILQPRVEADVALTDDDRRGIGSGLEQVEAGVRLRYEFTRRFAPYIGWVHTRSFGDTARRAALEGERPRDNQFVAGIRLWF, encoded by the coding sequence ATGAGCATGCTCGCGCTACGTCCGCTGGTGGTGGGCACCTGGTTGTTCAGCGCATCGCTGGCCGCGCAGGACCACCCGCATGATGCCCAGCACAGTCAGCCGGTAGAACACCACACTGCAGCGCAGATGGATCATTCGCAGATGTCGCATGCCGGCATGGACCATGGCGCCATGCATCACGCCGAGATGGAACACGGTGCGATGGACGCGATGGGCAACGATTCCGCCGAGCAGACCGCTGTGCATCAGCAGGCAACCGAGCACACCGCCGCGACACAGGGAGCAACGAATCACGCAATGGATCACGATGTGACGGATCACCGCGCACCGCAGCCTGCTCCGATGACCCACGACGCGATGCAGCACCGCTCGATCGCGCATGACGGCATGCAGCATCATTCGATGGACCATCGTGCACACGCCGCGCCGATGCCCGCATCGCCGGTTGGTACAGCGCTGCCACGCGAACCGATTCCAGCACCGACTGCCGAAGAGATTGCCGCCGCCTTTGCGCCGCTGCAGGCACACGCGATGCACGGCGCAGGCATCAACCACTACATCCTGCTCGATCGCCTGGAAGCGATCGATACCGATCGCGGCACTGGCCAGGACTGGGAGGCACGCGCCTGGATCGGCGGCGACATCGACCGCCTGTGGTTGCGCAGCGAGGGCGCGCGGGACAACGGCCGCAGCCAATCCGCGTCGCTCGAGGCCTTCTACGGTCACGCGATCTCGCCGTGGTGGGATCTGCTGGTCGGCGCACGCCAGGATCTTGCTCCGGGCGATCGCCGCAGCTGGGCCGCCGTTGGCGTACAGGGCCTGGCGCCCTACAAGTTCGAAACCGAAGCCACGCTGTACCTGGGCAATGGCGGCCGCGCTGCGCTGCGCCTGGAAGGCGAGTACGACGTGCTGCTCACCAATCGGTTGATCCTGCAGCCACGCGTGGAAGCGGACGTCGCCCTCACCGACGATGACCGGCGTGGGATCGGCAGTGGCCTGGAACAGGTGGAAGCCGGGGTACGGCTGCGCTATGAGTTCACCCGCCGCTTCGCGCCGTATATCGGCTGGGTGCATACCCGCAGCTTCGGCGATACCGCCCGACGCGCCGCGCTGGAAGGCGAGCGCCCACGCGACAACCAGTTCGTTGCCGGCATCCGTCTCTGGTTCTGA
- a CDS encoding efflux RND transporter periplasmic adaptor subunit — translation MIRDTSAQDQLIRTPAHAAPWRRWLWPGIATVAVLAGIGWAITAWSAGSRSFDASRVRIATVTQGDLVRDIAADGRVIAANSPVLYAISAGTVTLSVVAGDVVKQGQELARIDSPELRSKLAQEQATLAGLEAESSRAALDATLARATASKLTDQAKIDKQAAARDLERYQRGFDGGAVPQVELAKAQDTLKKTDIDLQHAQRDAALKSQGADLDSRNKRLLADRQRAVVAEVQRQVDALTLLAPFDGQVGQVQAVQHTQVAANAPILGVVDLSKFEVEIKVPESFARDLAIGMPAQLTSGAGEPFPGAISAVSPEVVNGEVTARIRFTDKQPPGLRQSQRMSARVLLDTRRNVLKVERGPFVEQSGGSYAYVMDGNTAARRPVKLGVSSLGEVQVLSGLQAGDRVVVSGADNFGDAPRVTVH, via the coding sequence ATGATTCGTGACACCTCCGCCCAGGACCAGCTCATCCGCACACCCGCTCACGCCGCGCCATGGCGCCGCTGGCTGTGGCCCGGCATCGCTACCGTGGCGGTGCTGGCCGGTATCGGTTGGGCGATCACCGCGTGGAGCGCCGGCAGCCGCTCCTTCGATGCCAGCCGGGTGCGCATTGCCACCGTCACCCAGGGCGACCTGGTGCGCGACATCGCCGCCGATGGCCGGGTGATCGCCGCCAACAGCCCGGTGCTGTACGCCATCTCCGCCGGCACCGTGACGCTGAGCGTGGTGGCCGGCGACGTGGTCAAGCAGGGCCAGGAGCTGGCGCGCATCGACAGCCCCGAGCTGCGCAGCAAGCTGGCACAGGAGCAGGCCACCCTGGCCGGGCTGGAAGCCGAATCCAGCCGCGCGGCCCTGGATGCCACGCTGGCGCGCGCCACTGCCAGCAAGCTCACCGACCAGGCCAAGATCGACAAGCAGGCCGCCGCGCGCGACCTGGAGCGTTACCAGCGCGGCTTTGATGGCGGCGCGGTGCCGCAGGTGGAACTGGCCAAGGCCCAGGACACCTTGAAGAAGACCGATATCGACCTGCAGCACGCCCAGCGCGATGCGGCATTGAAGAGCCAGGGTGCGGACCTGGATTCGCGCAACAAGCGCCTGCTGGCCGATCGCCAGCGCGCCGTGGTGGCCGAAGTGCAGCGCCAGGTGGACGCGCTCACCCTGCTGGCGCCGTTCGATGGCCAGGTCGGCCAGGTGCAGGCGGTGCAGCACACCCAGGTGGCCGCCAATGCGCCGATCCTGGGCGTGGTGGACCTGTCCAAGTTCGAGGTCGAGATCAAGGTGCCGGAAAGCTTCGCGCGCGATCTGGCGATCGGCATGCCGGCCCAGCTCACCAGCGGCGCCGGCGAACCGTTCCCCGGCGCCATCTCGGCGGTGTCGCCGGAGGTGGTCAACGGCGAAGTCACCGCACGCATCCGCTTCACCGACAAACAACCGCCCGGCCTGCGCCAGAGCCAGCGCATGAGCGCACGCGTGCTGCTGGATACGCGCCGCAACGTGCTCAAGGTCGAACGCGGGCCCTTCGTCGAGCAGTCCGGCGGCAGCTATGCCTACGTGATGGATGGCAACACCGCCGCGCGCCGCCCGGTCAAGCTCGGTGTCAGCAGCCTTGGCGAAGTGCAGGTGCTGTCCGGCCTGCAGGCGGGCGACCGCGTGGTGGTGTCCGGCGCAGACAACTTTGGCGACGCACCGCGCGTCACCGTCCACTAA
- a CDS encoding sensor histidine kinase gives MWTRSFTFSLFLRLLPVLALAAALPWFTAYWLDHGWQVAAISAVVLLSAMWWSLRRATAPMRSLFRALAGTTSSYRDGEYNFGVYWRGNDELAQLVQAHAELGDVLRAQRRDLVQRELMLDTMLQNTPVAMLLVIAGGDGLRRIGFSNNAARKLLHDGRKLEGQHLDDVLERMPGELRDALARGGDCLFAVREDGDDEDDEQIYHLSRRSFHLNGRGHELLLIRTLTTELRRQEVQTWKKVIRVISHELNNSLAPIASLAHSGAELLRRDRTDRLGTVFETIEERARHLEGFIRGYARFAKLPQPQLQTIEWAPFLERLRQQIPFQLQGTLGDVASRIDAAQIEQALLNLLKNAHEACSEAQPPNSDVAVRVTRVPQWLRIEVLDRGNGMNEAVLHNALMPFYSTKRNGTGLGLALTREIAEAHGGRISLHNREHGGLCVTLLLPSAA, from the coding sequence ATGTGGACACGCTCCTTTACGTTCTCGCTGTTTCTTCGTCTGTTGCCGGTGCTGGCGCTGGCGGCCGCCTTGCCCTGGTTCACCGCGTATTGGCTGGACCACGGCTGGCAGGTTGCAGCGATCTCGGCGGTGGTGCTGTTGTCGGCGATGTGGTGGAGCCTGCGCCGCGCCACCGCGCCGATGCGCTCGCTGTTCCGCGCCCTGGCCGGCACCACCAGCAGTTACCGCGATGGCGAGTACAACTTCGGCGTCTACTGGCGCGGCAACGACGAACTGGCACAGCTGGTGCAGGCGCATGCCGAACTCGGTGATGTCTTGCGTGCGCAGCGGCGCGACCTGGTGCAGCGCGAGTTGATGCTGGACACCATGCTGCAGAACACGCCGGTGGCGATGCTGCTCGTCATTGCCGGCGGCGATGGCCTGCGGCGGATCGGCTTTTCCAATAACGCCGCGCGCAAGCTGCTGCATGACGGACGCAAGCTAGAAGGCCAGCATCTGGACGATGTACTCGAACGCATGCCCGGCGAACTGCGCGATGCCCTGGCACGCGGCGGCGACTGCCTGTTTGCGGTACGCGAAGACGGCGATGACGAAGACGACGAGCAGATTTACCACCTGTCGCGGCGCAGCTTCCACCTCAACGGCCGTGGCCACGAGTTGCTGCTGATCCGCACCCTCACCACCGAGTTGCGCCGCCAGGAAGTGCAGACCTGGAAGAAGGTCATCCGGGTGATCAGCCACGAGTTGAACAACTCGCTGGCGCCGATCGCCTCGCTGGCGCATTCGGGCGCGGAGTTGTTGCGGCGCGACCGCACCGACCGCCTGGGCACGGTCTTCGAAACCATCGAAGAACGCGCGCGCCATCTGGAAGGCTTCATCCGCGGCTATGCGCGTTTTGCCAAGTTGCCGCAGCCGCAATTGCAGACCATCGAGTGGGCACCCTTCCTGGAGCGCTTGCGGCAGCAGATCCCGTTCCAGCTGCAGGGCACGCTGGGCGATGTCGCCAGCCGCATCGACGCTGCGCAGATCGAGCAGGCGCTGCTCAATCTTCTCAAGAACGCGCACGAAGCCTGCAGCGAGGCGCAGCCGCCCAACAGCGACGTCGCAGTGCGGGTCACGCGCGTGCCGCAGTGGTTGCGCATCGAGGTGCTCGACCGCGGCAACGGCATGAACGAAGCGGTGCTGCACAACGCATTGATGCCGTTCTACTCGACCAAGCGCAACGGCACCGGCTTGGGGCTGGCACTGACACGCGAAATCGCCGAAGCGCATGGCGGGCGCATTTCATTGCATAACCGCGAACACGGCGGATTGTGCGTGACACTGCTACTGCCGTCGGCCGCGTGA